A single region of the Ctenopharyngodon idella isolate HZGC_01 chromosome 21, HZGC01, whole genome shotgun sequence genome encodes:
- the LOC127504347 gene encoding olfactory receptor 52N5-like, producing MDNLTLTNSILLVEGLKVTPQSSYPIFILLCLFYVFAMGCNIGLIILIAIEKNLHHPMHFLFCNLPVNDIIGTTVILPRLMQDIFKQDSDRCVTYVECVIQAYFVHIFATASHTALMLGLTVRLSRCRYKIENPFCDNASLYKLSCENVSINNMFGIVYSVLALSISVTLMIIAYVRIVAVCIISKSKALNSKAIKTCSSHIAVYLIMFVSCAIMIFLHRFPEYSENRKLASIMFHIVPPGLNPIVYGLQTKEIRQKIIKLWWKKRTDTLWPFEKKI from the exons ATGGACAACCTGACATTGACAAACAGCATTCTCCTTGTGGAGGGATTGAAAGTAACACCTCAGTCTTCCTACCCTATTTTCATCCTGCTTTGCTTATTTTATGTCTTTGCAATGGGATGTAACATTGGACTGATAATTCTGATCGCAATAGAGAAGAATCTACATCATCCTATGCATTTTCTGTTCTGTAACCTGCCAGTGAATGATATAATAGGGACTACTGTTATTTTACCACGTTTAATGCAGGACATTTTCAAGCAGGACTCAGATCGCTGTGTGACATATGTGGAGTGTGTTATTCAAGCTTATTTTGTACACATATTTGCAACAGCAAGCCACACTGCGC TTATGTTAGGTCTCACTGTCCGCCTGTCTCGCTGCAGATATAAAATTGAAAACCCTTTCTGTGACAATGCCTCGCTTTATAAATTGTCCTGTGAAAATGTGTCCATTAATAACATGTTTGGAATTGTTTATTCTGTGTTAGCACTTAGCATATCGGTGACATTGATGATTATAGCATATGTCAGGATTGTTGCTGTATGTATAATCAGCAAAAGCAAAGCACTCAACAGTAAAGCCATAAAAACATGTAGTAGTCACATAgcagtttatttaataatgtttgtttcTTGTGCCATTATGATTTTTCTCCATCGTTTCCCTGAATACTCTGAAAACAGGAAACTTGCTAGTATAATGTTCCACATTGTACCACCAGGACTAAATCCCATAGTATATGGTTTACAAACTAAAGAGATAAgacaaaaaattattaaactgTGGTGGAAAAAAAGAACTGATACGTTGTGgccttttgaaaaaaaaatatag
- the LOC127503368 gene encoding olfactory receptor 8U9-like: MDNETVTNSILFVEGLKVTPQSSYPVFILLLLVYAFTMGCNIGLLILISTERNLNHPMHFLFCNLPVNDIIGTSVILPRLLQDILREPSERYMTYVECVFQAYVVHIFATVSHTALMIMAFDRYVAICNPLRYTAIMTNKMVVKLSALAWGLSVLAVSILIGLTVRLSRCRYKIENPFCDNASLFKLSCEDSVVINNLYGLFSTVIIFTFSLGSVFITYGKIVAVCRSRKNKSLNSKAIKTCGTHIAAYIIMFVSCATMVFLHRFPEYSENRKLASIMFHIVPPGLNPLVYGLQTKEIRQKTVKLCCRNKVNIK; the protein is encoded by the coding sequence ATGGACAACGAGACAGTAACAAACAGCATTCTCTTTGTGGAGGGATTGAAAGTTACACCTCAGTCTTCCTATCCTGTTTTCATCCTACTTCTCTTAGTTTATGCCTTTACTATGGGATGTAACATTGGACTTTTAATCCTGATCTCAACTGAGAGGAATCTGAATCACCCAATGCATTTTCTGTTCTGTAACTTGCCAGTGAATGATATAATTGGGACCTCTGTCATTTTGCCACGCTTACTGCAAGACATTTTAAGGGAACCCTCAGAGCGCTACATGACATATGTGGAGTGTGTTTTTCAAGCATATGTTGTACACATATTTGCAACTGTAAGCCACACTGCACTAATGATCATGGCCTTTGACAGATATGTGGCTATATGTAATCCATTGCGATACACAGCAATAATGACCAATAAAATGGTGGTTAAACTATCAGCATTAGCCTGGGGGTTGTCAGTACTTGCAGTGTCGATTCTGATAGGACTCACTGTACGCCTGTCTCGCTGCAGATATAAAATTGAAAACCCTTTCTGTGACAATGCCTCACTGTTTAAACTGTCCTGTGAGGACAGTGTGGTTATTAATAATTTGTATGGACTATTTTCTACTGTGATCATCTTTACTTTTTCACTTGGGTCTGTATTCATAACATATGGAAAAATTGTGGCAGTATGCAGAAGCAGGAAAAACAAATCACTCAACAGTAAAGCCATAAAAACATGTGGCACACACATAGCTGCATATATAATCATGTTTGTTTCTTGTGCCACTATGGTTTTTCTCCATCGTTTTCCAGAATACTCTGAAAACAGGAAACTAGCTAGTATAATGTTCCATATTGTACCACCAGGACTAAATCCTTTAGTATATGGTTTACAAACCAAAGAGATAAGACAAAAGACGGTTAAACTTTGCTGTAGAAACAAAGTTAATATAAAGTGA
- the LOC127503381 gene encoding olfactory receptor 52D1-like, which translates to MGNLTFRYSILLMEGLQVKHLSSHLAFIIFLLAYIFIIVFNIGILIQISVEKRLHQPMYILFCNLPLNDLLGTIVLLPRLMSHILTDPSERYITYVECAMQAFFGHVYGTASHTILMIMAFDRYVAICNPLRYPTIMSNNMVVKLSAGAWGAAVVLVGILIGLSLRLSHCRYVIQNLFCDNASLFKLSCENTVINNVYGLTFTVVLLTSSLGWVLLTYLRIAMVCFKSKNKATNSKAIKTCSTHLTVYIIMMVTGFTAILLQRFPAYTESKNISSIIRQVIPPSLNPIIYGLQAKEIRQRLFKLIYKSKVNSV; encoded by the coding sequence ATGGGCAACCTGACATTCAGATACAGCATACTCTTAATGGAGGGACTACAAGTTAAACATCTGTCCAGTCATCTAGCATTCATCATTTTTTTGCTTgcttacatatttattatagtatttaacaTTGGGATTTTGATTCAGATCTCAGTGGAAAAAAGATTACATCAGCCTATGTACATTCTTTTCTGCAATTTGCCACTGAATGATTTATTAGGCACAATTGTTCTTTTGCCACGCTTGATGAGTCATATTTTAACAGACCCCTCTGAGCGCTACATCACATATGTAGAGTGTGCTATGCAAGctttttttggacatgtatATGGAACTGCATCCCACACTATTCTAATGATCATGGCCTTTGACAGATATGTGGCCATTTGCAATCCATTGCGATACCCAACTATAATGAGCAATAATATGGTGGTTAAACTGTCGGCAGGAGCCTGGGGTGCTGCAGTAGTGCTGGTGGGAATTCTGATCGGCCTCAGTTTACGTCTGTCTCACTGCAGATATGTGATTCAAAATCTGTTTTGTGACAACGCTTCACTATTTAAACTGTCCTGTGAAAATACAGTGATTAATAATGTATATGGGTTGACTTTTACTGTGGTTTTACTCACCTCCTCACTGGGGTGGGTGTTATTGACATATCTCAGAATAGCGATGGTATGCttcaaaagcaaaaacaaagcaaccaACAGCAAAGCAATAAAAACCTGCAGTACTCATCTGACTGTTTATATAATCATGATGGTTACTGGATTCACCGCCATTTTGCTTCAACGTTTCCCTGCATACACtgaaagtaaaaatatatctagtaTAATTCGCCAAGTTATTCCACCAAGCTTGAATCCTATAATATATGGTTTACAAGCCAAGGAAATAAGACAGAGACTGTTTAAACTTATTTACAAAAGTAAAGTTAACTCAGTGTGA
- the LOC127503372 gene encoding olfactory receptor 52N2-like isoform X2 — translation MDNLTFRNSILLVEGLKVTHQSSYLVFIVLFLAYMFAMVSNITLIFLISTEKNLHDPMHFLFCNLPVNDIIGTTVILPRLMQDILRETSERYITYVECVIQAYFVHVFTAACHYVLMIMAFDRYVAICNPLRYTTIMTNKMVVKLSASAWGLSVLVVTIMLGLTVRLPHCRSTIENPFCDNASLFKLSCENASINNVFGVVYSVIAAGLSAVSIFITYVKIATVCISSKNKALNSKAIKTCSTHLAVYVIMFVSGAIFIFLHRFPEYSESRKLGSIMFHIVPPGLNPLVYGLQTKEIRQKIVQVCQRETA, via the exons ATGGACAACCTGACATTTAGAAACAGCATTCTCCTTGTAGAAGGACTCAAAGTTACTCATCAGTCCTCTTACCTTGTTTtcattgtgctttttttggCTTATATGTTTGCAATGGTATCAAACATTACACTTATATTTCTGATTTCAACAGAGAAGAATCTGCATGATCCTATGCATTTTCTGTTCTGTAACTTGCCAGTTAATGATATAATAGGGACCACTGTCATTTTGCCACGCTTAATGCAAGACATTTTAAGAGAAACCTCAGAGCGCTATATAACATATGTGGAGTGTGTTATTCAAGCTtattttgtgcatgtttttacaGCAGCATGCCACTATGTGCTGATGATCATGGCTTTTGACAGATATGTAGCTATATGTAATCCATTGCGATACACGACTATAATGACCAATAAAATGGTAGTTAAATTATCAGCATCAGCCTGGGGGCTGTCAGTACTTGTGGTGACAATTATGTTAGGCCTCACTGTGCGTCTGCCTCACTGCAGATCAACAATTGAAAACCCTTTCTGTGACAATGCCTCACTATTTAAACTCTCCTGTGAAAATGCAAGTATTAATAATGTGTTTGGAGTTGTTTATTCCGTAATTGCAGCCGGCCTGTCAGCTGTATCTATATTTATAACATACGTCAAGATTGCTACTGTATGTATAAGTAGCAAAAACAAAGCACTCAACAGCAAAGCCATAAAAACCTGCAGCACTCATTTAGCTGTTTACGTAATCATGTTTGTTTCTGgagccatttttatttttcttcatcgTTTTCCTGAATACTCTGAAAGCAGAAAACTAGGTAGTAtaatgtttcacattgtaccACCAGGACTAAATCCCTTAGTATATGGTTTACAAACCAAAGAGATTAGACAAAAGATTGTTCAAGTTTG TCAGAGAGAAACTGCTTAA
- the LOC127503372 gene encoding olfactory receptor 52N2-like isoform X1, whose protein sequence is MDNLTFRNSILLVEGLKVTHQSSYLVFIVLFLAYMFAMVSNITLIFLISTEKNLHDPMHFLFCNLPVNDIIGTTVILPRLMQDILRETSERYITYVECVIQAYFVHVFTAACHYVLMIMAFDRYVAICNPLRYTTIMTNKMVVKLSASAWGLSVLVVTIMLGLTVRLPHCRSTIENPFCDNASLFKLSCENASINNVFGVVYSVIAAGLSAVSIFITYVKIATVCISSKNKALNSKAIKTCSTHLAVYVIMFVSGAIFIFLHRFPEYSESRKLGSIMFHIVPPGLNPLVYGLQTKEIRQKIVQVWCRKIGYS, encoded by the coding sequence ATGGACAACCTGACATTTAGAAACAGCATTCTCCTTGTAGAAGGACTCAAAGTTACTCATCAGTCCTCTTACCTTGTTTtcattgtgctttttttggCTTATATGTTTGCAATGGTATCAAACATTACACTTATATTTCTGATTTCAACAGAGAAGAATCTGCATGATCCTATGCATTTTCTGTTCTGTAACTTGCCAGTTAATGATATAATAGGGACCACTGTCATTTTGCCACGCTTAATGCAAGACATTTTAAGAGAAACCTCAGAGCGCTATATAACATATGTGGAGTGTGTTATTCAAGCTtattttgtgcatgtttttacaGCAGCATGCCACTATGTGCTGATGATCATGGCTTTTGACAGATATGTAGCTATATGTAATCCATTGCGATACACGACTATAATGACCAATAAAATGGTAGTTAAATTATCAGCATCAGCCTGGGGGCTGTCAGTACTTGTGGTGACAATTATGTTAGGCCTCACTGTGCGTCTGCCTCACTGCAGATCAACAATTGAAAACCCTTTCTGTGACAATGCCTCACTATTTAAACTCTCCTGTGAAAATGCAAGTATTAATAATGTGTTTGGAGTTGTTTATTCCGTAATTGCAGCCGGCCTGTCAGCTGTATCTATATTTATAACATACGTCAAGATTGCTACTGTATGTATAAGTAGCAAAAACAAAGCACTCAACAGCAAAGCCATAAAAACCTGCAGCACTCATTTAGCTGTTTACGTAATCATGTTTGTTTCTGgagccatttttatttttcttcatcgTTTTCCTGAATACTCTGAAAGCAGAAAACTAGGTAGTAtaatgtttcacattgtaccACCAGGACTAAATCCCTTAGTATATGGTTTACAAACCAAAGAGATTAGACAAAAGATTGTTCAAGTTTGGTGTAGAAAGATAGGGTATTCTTGA